A DNA window from Trypanosoma brucei brucei TREU927 chromosome 10, whole genome shotgun sequence contains the following coding sequences:
- a CDS encoding GTP-binding protein, putative (GPI-Anchor Signal predicted for Tb10.70.4600 by DGPI v2.04, no cleavage site predicted): protein MRLWNRFSRLGNLLCACAACGCSFTPWRCSSSPLLSSFSAYNMSSGNRVTSSVGGSSGATEVCPSHTPLSSSTLLRYTIAPSEPTMGSPWQTSEESASRRLAALTSYPPSNIRNVAVVAHVDHGKTTLSDVLLRRTGVLKGSVNAGAYTDRLLVERERGITVKSQTCSMFLKYGGSEFLLNLIDTPGHVDFQYEVSRSVRAAQAVLLLVDVAQGIEAQTMSHFHMALDQGLAIIPVFTKMDCVLNDTTVDAALQQLEDSTGLLRSEVVFTSAKEQLGVEALLQAIIERVPSPSGAIGLSDVCQLPPLLPGSTARVAMEAEMVPLRAILLDSWTRECGGGLYRPPSKTSSALSGNVKIDEDKDTVTCLVSVIDGTLTARTNILLYHSQKRYEAREVGVIHPELRPTGALTVGMVGYVVFTRVQREDFSVGETLYTLPTRKFTRGGIAPVPGFRRVHPVVFAGFYPDEGEYVTQLREAVEKLRMNDPAVTVEPLECQALGSGLQLGFLGVLHMQIFQERLLSEFGQRVLVTPPVVQYKYREAAGGDDQPPKPLSVHTWRWLHEGVSCYMEPHVTATVVTPSEYAQIIDGEAQRHYRGKQLDMRVMDDARVLLRYKMPLADMVRGFFTFVKSQSHGYASLEYDELVYEEADLVRVDIVVQKARISALAVICPRHEAPSVGKRIVASLKSNLTRTAVDIPLQALVGSKVVARETVRAYRKDVTAKIHAGDISRKQKKWNDQKKGKERMARRTVGGVTLDQSVLAAAMGATAL from the coding sequence ATGAGGTTATGGAATAGATTCTCTCGTCTTGGAAAccttttgtgtgcgtgtgctgcATGTGGTTGTTCGTTTACACCATGGCGTTGTTCATCGTCTCCATTATTATCGTCTTTCAGTGCATACAACATGAGTAGTGGGAACAGGGTGACGAGCTCTGtgggcggcagcagcggtgCAACTGAGGTATGTCCTTCACATACACCTTTATCGTCTTCGACATTACTCAGATATACCATTGCACCATCAGAACCAACTATGGGCTCGCCTTGGCAAACcagtgaggaaagtgctTCTCGTCGACTGGCTGCTCTCACATCCTACCCACCATCTAACATTCGCAACGTCGCCGTTGTGGCACACGTAGACCACGGGAAGACAACATTAAGTGATGTTTTGCTCAGGCGAACCGGCGTGCTAAAGGGCTCTGTCAACGCAGGAGCTTATACTGATAGGCTGCTTGTTGAGCGGGAGCGCGGCATCACAGTGAAGTCACAAACATGTTCCATGTTTCTGAAGTACGGCGGCTCAGAGTTCTTGCTCAACTTGATTGACACGCCAGGTCATGTGGATTTCCAGTATGAAGTGTCACGTAGTGTGCGAGCGGCACAGGCTGTGCTTCTGCTCGTTGATGTGGCACAGGGGATTGAGGCGCAAACGATGTCCCATTTCCACATGGCATTGGATCAAGGATTGGCCATAATCCCCGTTTTCACCAAAATGGATTGCGTGCTCAACGACACAACGGTTGATGCTGCGCTACAACAACTCGAAGACTCCACAGGTCTACTGCGAAGTGAAGTGGTCTTTACCAGTGCAAAGGAGCAACTGGGGGTGGAGGCACTGTTGCAAGCTATCATTGAGCGCGTGCCTTCACCAAGTGGTGCAATAGGGCTGTCGGACGTGTGCcaacttcctcctcttttaccAGGCAGCACAGCCCGCGTGGCAATGGAGGCTGAGATGGTGCCACTGCGAGCCATCTTACTTGACTCGTGGACGAGGGAATGCGGTGGTGGACTCTATCGTCCGCCCTCAAAAACGAGCAGCGCCTTAAGCGGGAATGTAAAGATCGATGAAGATAAGGACACCGTCACATGTCTCGTATCTGTCATTGATGGAACTCTCACCGCGCGTACTAACATACTGCTGTATCATTCACAGAAACGCTACGAAGCTCGAGAAGTTGGAGTAATACATCCCGAACTTCGGCCCACTGGTGCCCTAACTGTTGGAATGGTTGGCTACGTTGTGTTTACTCGCGTCCAGCGCGAGGACTTTTCGGTTGGAGAAACACTTTACACACTTCCCACGCGAAAGTTCACGCGGGGAGGCATAGCACCTGTTCCCGGCTTCAGGCGCGTGCACCCTGTTGTGTTTGCGGGGTTTTACCCAGACGAGGGAGAATACGTTACACAGTTGCGTGAAGCGGTGGAGAAGCTTCGAATGAATGATCCTGCTGTTACCGTTGAACCCCTCGAGTGCCAGGCACTTGGCTCTGGCCTACAGTTGGGTTTTCTCGGTGTGTTGCATATGCAAATCTTTCAGGAACGCCTACTCTCCGAATTCGGGCAGCGTGTTCTCGTAACGCCACCTGTTGTTCAGTACAAGTACCGCGAAGCTGCCGGTGGCGATGACCAGCCGCCCAAACCCCTCTCGGTCCACACGTGGCGGTGGCTCCACGAGGGAGTGTCATGTTACATGGAACCTCACGTTACTGCCACAGTAGTCACACCGAGTGAGTATGCACAAATCATCGATGGCGAAGCGCAGAGGCACTATCGCGGGAAGCAGTTGGATATGCGAGTGATGGATGATGCCCGTGTCCTCCTGCGCTACAAAATGCCCCTCGCGGATATGGTGCGgggtttctttacttttgtgAAGAGTCAGTCCCACGGCTATGCGTCACTGGAGTACGATGAACTGGTGTATGAAGAAGCGGATTTGGTACGCGTAGACATCGTGGTGCAGAAGGCCCGTATCTCTGCGCTTGCCGTTATCTGTCCACGACACGAGGCACCATCGGTAGGAAAGCGTATAGTAGCGAGCCTAAAGTCCAATCTCACACGCACTGCTGTGGACATCCCCCTACAGGCACTAGTTGGGAGCAAGGTAGTTGCGAGGGAAACGGTTAGGGCGTACCGCAAGGATGTGACAGCAAAAATACACGCGGGTGACATCTCAcgcaaacagaaaaagtgGAACGAccagaaaaaggggaaggaacgCATGGCGCGGCGCACGGTTGGAGGCGTAACACTTGATCAGTCGGTCCTCGCCGCAGCAATGGGTGCCACTGCATTGTGA